CCCCGTACATGGTATCACAATAGGCAATGGCCCCAGTGCGTTGTTGGCGCGACATCTAATGTTAGGGGTTGGACCTATATATACCCTATTATCTAGCCATTTGGTGATGCTACTGAGGCTCAAGCAGGGTGGATAATGAGTCAACTGcacttttttttcttcaaaattgACATAATCTTATTTATCATAGTCCCCTAAATTGTTTGATACCCAACTTGAAACTGAGCTTAAAGAGCAGAGCCTAACTAGCTAAGCCAAAGTAAAAAATGACTCAAAATAAACTCATTTTGGTTTTAAAAGAAAAACGAATTTAGTCAGAGCAATTTTGAAATGTGCCACTGAGCCagctcacacacacatgcacacacattTGAGAGACACATCTAAGCTACCAAAGTGCTAAAAATAAGATCCAATGCTATTAGCACAAGATTAGAACTTGCTTGTGCTAGTTAAGGTCTAGTGTGCATCTTTCTAGGTGATCAACCTAGAGAGGAATAAGTGGATGAGTCACACCTATTGTTTTTTATGTGTATTGACACCTAGACAGCTTGACAATGGTTTGTTCTTGCAAAACCCTCCCTGAGATTTTGGAGTCGACGCAAGCATCTGTACATAGTGTTGGGAGGCCCATGCGCTAGAGTGGTGATGAATTTCCCTCAAGTGAAGATAGCTAGGAGAGCTCTTGGTAAGGCCTAGTGGGAGACTCACCCTTCTGACATGGACTAGGGGTGAGTGGCAACTCAATGATACCACGGAAGTACATCAACCCATGTGCCAAGTTTGCGTTCTCTACCTTTATGTTTATTTGAGGAATTTTCCTATATGACATTGGCTAAAACTTGTATCCCTGATCTTCTGCCTAAAAAAACTCAAATCCTGTCAATAACACTATCCATAAATTTTAATCTCTTTTATGCCATTAGTGATCATATTCCAATAGTCTTAGCTAATAGACATAAAAAAGACCAATTTGCTTGTCCTCTCGGTTGtcacatttttttaaaaaaaaaggttgTTATGTGACGATTGGTTCGATCCATGTTACCTATTGGGTCAATTGGTTCCAGGCCTATCTACCAATTTTAGACTTGAGACCAGCCCCTGTGACCTTTTGGCCTTACTTTTGAGGGTTGGGTCAACTACCCAATGGATCGACCCGGCCTATTTTCATCCCTACCACATGATGTAGATTATTGTACTAGTATGCAACCTTGGAACTTTAGAATGATCTATTCACTTGAGACCTAGGTACATGTGAGGAGTGTCCAATAGGCTTATCCTCCACAATCATGATCACACTCGCAGCCGAGTAGTAGCACGAGCGCAGCCAGCTAGCGCACCACGAAGTAGCACCTAGAAACCACGCGGCCCACATCGCCCACATACTAAGCAACCCACATAGCTAAGCCCAGCAGCCCACACCACCGGTTCCTTGACCACTTCCTTTTTCATTGAGCAGTCGATTTGCTCATTGTTGACCACCTTTACGTTTTGGGAATGACTAGTGGGAGCAATACTGAAATCTAGATGTTTATACGCTTACTTAGGCAATTACCTTGGTATGGAAGGGATTACAGTTTAACACCAATGGCATATATGAGAATCATGTTTTTTAGGTGGCAGATAAGGGATTTATGTTTATGCCAATGGCATGTAAGGGATTTTTTCTTTATGATTCTGCATTTATTTGTGGCACTTAATTATCATATTTAAACACTCACATAATTTCATTGCAAGTGCTTATCTTGTAATTAGAGAAGTAGACACACATAAGTCTAGAACACATTTAGATAAAAATTAATTGTGTAGGTTTTCATATATGCAAAGTGTAGAGCCAAGCTAAACTTTGTAGCAGTATGTTGTTGGTCTATAGTTTCCAAACTATTAGCATGTATCTATATGGAAGGGGAAAAAGAGGCACCCTTCGAAGCATGATATGAATTCTTCTGTATAAAAAGCACCAGCAAATTAACAAGCAGCTCCAGAAATCTTACCCATCTTTGCACCTCCAGAAGGATCTCCACCGACAACAACACGAGTTCTATCCCATACAAGAACACGCATGTTAATCCATATAGCTAGATATCTATTCTTGAGAGAATTAAACAAAAAAGTACAACTAATAATTGACATAAAAAAGCATAGAAATCCCAAGAATATTGGTACCTGGGCCTGGCAGCTAGCTAGGTGCTAGGTATTCATTGTTGTATTGAGAAAACAACAGAAACTCTCTCTCCCCAGAGAGAATGTGGTGTGCTAACTGTCAAGGCAAGCTATGTTGCAGGTTTGCAATGATCCTTTCGATCTTTGGCTGCTTTCAGAAAAGAACATATGCATTGCTCTCTGCTCTCTGTTGCGCTTTGCTTGAGGCTGGAGATACAGAATAAAGATGGAAGGAATCTTTTTTTAGATAATACTGTAGCATGGGAGGGAACTGTCGTCCAGATAAATAAAGTAGCAGCTCTCTGCTCTTCTACGAGATACGTTTATCAGTTTCAGATGGATCGGAACACAGTAGTCTTGCAGCAAACATTACATTTTAGTCACAACAAGGATGTATTTTTGCTGTAACACGAGGGACAAAGTGGGCAAAGTAGTAGTGTTAATATATAAATGAATTAAAGAACGATTTTTatacaaaaggaaaaaaaaaacaaatttactCAACACGTCCAGCCATTTTACAATAgtaggatttttttttctttcactaTTGATAACAATGGCAAATGGCAAACTCACGCTTGAAAGAAGATGTACAGACATCAAGACGGACAAGTCTCTATTTGAAGATGCATCTATTTCTTGTGTTCTAAATGCACCATCCATAATAATAATGACCTGCATGTAAACGGTTGAGCAAGGGGTCGTTTGAAAGATTCTAGCAACAGTTTCCAATAAAGCTTCCCAATCTATGATTTTTGGCAAGAATAGaaaaaacccatctccaagagttcccaatCCCAGCTCCCAATCCTTGGGTGATTTGAAGTTAATGGGATGGGTTTCTGGCGTCGCTGTTTAAAAGGgtgttctgctgctgctgctgcttatcCTATTTACCAATCAATGCATGATGAAAAACAATAGTTACCCGGCAGGACTATAGTCTGGTCTTGTTGAAAGTTATGGGGCCACTCTTCCAGTCCCAAAACCACAGGCTTCCATTATCCCCTGcacaaaaacaaaaggaaaaactTCAAAACACAAAGTAAGAGGGCGATGGCGGCCGCGCGAAGAGGTCCAGCGACTTCAGGCTCAGATTCTTCAAAAACTGTGGCTTGACCGGCAATccacccaccgccgccgccgccatcgccgcccgcccgccgccggtCCGCTCCCAGCACATGTGCTAGTATGTTTCTCTCTTTTGATTTGATGGGCTTGGAGAATAAGCGCGTGTTCAGTTGCgtgaagtttggattttgggctactgcagtactttcgtttttatttagcaattagtgttcaattatagactaattaggctcaaaacgttcgtctcgtaattttcaaccaaatggtgtaattagttttttttcgtctacatttaatgctctatgcacgtatcgcaagattcgatgtgatggataccaTAGCACTTTTTTTGAGAATTTAGAGTTCAACTAAACATGCTCTAAGTTATTGGATTCCTAAGTTATTGGATTCCTAAGTTATTTCCTCCTTTGCAAGAAGACCATGACAGTTGCTGGGCAGCGATTGCCGGGTCGAGATAACTTTGCTGGGCCGGCTCAACAAATGTGAAGTCCACTCGCAAATCGAAGTCcaatttctaaaaaagaaaaaaaaagctatAAATAAATTGAACAAAAAGATTACTACTGTGCTTTACTAGCACCTGCCGTAGTGCCGTTGCAGCGTTGCTGCAACGTTTTGAACATTGAGGTCAAAGACCAATGCAGGCCGGTAAACTTGTTGGCTTTcctcaataaataaataaataaataatagtcAACTTGTTGGTATTTGAGAATGGTCGTCGATATGATAAACATGTCATCATTTTTACACGGATAAAAAAAGCTCTGAACGCATGTGCTGGCTGCGAGAGCGGAGGGATAGAAAACAAGTACCAGAAATACCCTTTTCGTATTCTTTAGTAAGACAGATTATTATTTTTAGCTTGTTTGATATACATGGCTAATTACTAGTTCGGACTAAAAAATTAACCTAAGTTAGCTATCTTTAGCTAGTTAATAGTTGACTAATAACTATAGGCAAATTAGCCCACATATTAGCCCTTATATTTGGATACACTAGAGTTAGTTTTGACTAACTTTTAGCTAGCAAGCAATTAGCTTTTGGTATCAAACATGCTCTTATTttgttgtgatatatatataggaCGCTACATTCAGTGGTGAATCTAGGATTTTTTTCTTAGGGTATGCCGTCAAAAAATTTTCATATACAATTCGGTAAATCTATTTCAGCAATTCGGTAATAATTGTAAAATTGACAACATGATTCGGTATATATACACTAAATAACAcaataaggcttaaattcatggattaagttcaaaccatccactaagtatagtataaatagttcaaaagccatatcaataattgaaatatgGCATAAAAGAGAACCAGAGACTTACAATGCTATTTTTGTGACTATTTTATTCGACGCTTTCGAAGGGACATAAATATattgattatatcatcttcatcgacttcaaagaaaatatcccgctcaatgaaagtgactagacagtcatctagaagactatctcccatcttattttttaactttgttttcacaaaaaccattgcagaaaatactctttcaacacttgccgttgccacaggtagaagcaataccaatttgaggagctcataaaccatatcatatactttgtgcctctttgtttcaacaagcttatctgagagatcaacaatattaTCTAGACCTTTGAAGCTATCATCATGtctcatgtcatcaatataattatctaGCTGCAACTCAAGTTTAAGCAAATTATTATTTGAGAACTCATTTGGGTAGAACTCAGCTAGTCTACGTAGCTTCTGTGCATCAAAAGAAGCAAATGACTTGGAAGGACTGAAGGCCGACATACAAGATAACAACTCCATATTAATCTCATCAAACCGATTATCAAGTTTTTGACTtatttgatcaatgacaccaataTATACTTCTCTTCTAAAGTGGTCATCATTGGTTTGCTTTTGGGCACGAGCTTTCCTTGCTGATTTTCCATAAGGAACATAATCATCATCCATAGCAGgaacttcaacaccatgtttaTAGCAAAATGAAGTGACCTTCTCAAGAAAATTATCCCAACCATCAGACCTCAATTTTTGCATTCTTTtctttgccacattaacaagtgatattgcattaagaatatcttagtcccttctttgcaaacactcagataactcatttgtatatccaagaataacatacattaagtgtgcaaagaaaacaaactcaaagtTCTCAAACGCTCCGGTCACAAAATGTATTTTGGTCCAATCATCCTTATATGCAGGATCATCCCCAAGATCAACCAGTACATCATGGATTGCTTCATACATAGTAATGATGCTGCATACAGTTTTGTAATGAGATCCCCATCGAGTATCTCTAGGCCTAGGCAAACCCATCTCTTGATGTAATCCAGTTTCAGATTCAATTTCACCACAGTTAAGTGCTTTCTTAACATTCTCAAGCCTAGCATTTCTAAGCATGTCATGACGCTTACATAAAACTCCAACAATATTCAACAAGATAGATATTTGATCAAAAAAAGTCTTGCAATCAGTATTTCTCTTGGCAACAGCAACAAGAACCAATTGGAGTTGATGAGCAAAACAATGAATATAATAAGTAGAAGGTGATTCTTGCATGATCAATGTTTTCAACcctttaatatctcctttcatgttGCTACCCCCATCATATCATTGACCACGGATTTGAGTCATAGTCAAGCCATGACTAACAAGTAAAGCTTCAATTGCATCCTTAAGTGATAAAgaggtagtatcatctacatgaacaactccaataaaatgctcacatggccttcccaatttatcaacataacgtaagcaaagagctagttgttctttatgtgatatatcactagactcgtcagctaaaattgcatagggctcatcaccaagttcttcaattattttttttctagtttctagggcacaacagtgaataatTTGCTTTTGTATGTCTGGTCTAGTTAAGGTACAGTTACCTAGAGCATTGTCCAAAACATACTTCTTCACTTCTTCACTATTTTcggcaagaaatttcaaaagttcaatgaagttccctctgttgctagattcttcactttcatcatgtccaTGAAACGCCAACccttgatgcaaaagaaacttgatacacCTAAGTGAATAAGTCAACCTTTTCTTATAAAGATGAAGATCCTCATCACTCCACTtgtcaatattataatcaattgctaTCTTGGGATTTGTAAAGCCAATGTATCTCTCTTGAGCTGCAATATGTGCCTTAGAACCCATATGTTTGTGAAGTGCTTTCTCTCCTATATTCCAATTCTTACAGCCATCAATAGTAAATGTGTCTGACCCAGTACCCTTCTTGAACAAATAGCATATGAAGCAAAACGTAGCATCCTTCTTAATACTATACTCAAGCCAATCATTATTATACATCCAACAATAGTTGAATCCCCAATCCCTGTCTGAaatctttttttttagaaaatcatgtgcaaaaggtttgaatggacctttaataatatatgctcttcgaattgcatcttgatcattaacaTGATATTTTAGAATAGGATGTCTTTCACCTGGATCATGTGGAAGGCGATTGGTGTCATAAACTCGTGGCAGTGAAGACGGTTCTGGCGGTGGCATAGGATTTACAATTTTCTCAACTACTCTCTCATGAATCTGCTCTTCCACCACAGGTTCAATCGGATCAGGATTAGAAGTAGCAGCAACTGTCGCAGCCTTCTTCTTTGCTGCATGCTTCTGAAAAAGAGATGCAATGTCCCCATTTTTCTTCATAACTGCATAAATATTACAAAGAACACAAtgccaaataattaaataaattgcgctTGCACGATTGAACTCTCAGATGCGATTATGGATCACTCATATGATATGAGTACTGAACAAAAGATCAATCAAGATCGACTCTGATGTTGAGAAAAATCCTCCACCTCGCCGCGTGATAGATGATTCTATAATTTTAGTGCTAAACAATTAGCAATTAAagtacacatgaattttttttaaaaagccaAAGAACAAAGATTGAATCTCATCAGAACAATTGTGATCACAAATTCGCAGACTATTAGATTGAGTAGGAGAGTGAAGGAGAAGCAGCAGCAGGATCGTCCGTCCTATGTACGACGACCGAGGATGGAGATGAGTCGCGCTGCTGTGGATGACATCATCTGCCGCCTCCTGCTCTAGGACACGCGGCGCAGCCGCCAGGCAGGGAACAAGCAGGCGCAGCTGGGCGAGGGTGAGAACGAGATCTGCAGCCTGTGCGCTGCCGCCAAGGACATGTTCATGCGACAGCCCAACCTGGTGGACCTGGACGAGTGGACGTGTTCATGCGGTAGCCCACGCAGCCCAATCTCGTTTTTTCTTTGTCTGACATAAAAGCTCGTGCGGCTCCATCCAGCTCTGCGGCGACGTGCACTTACGTGAACCCCTTCTTTATCTTTGCTGCGTGGGCCACgtggggactggcgtctggtgcCTCAGCCCTCAAGCGGACCTTTCGACTTTCGTGGTGGCGTGATGCGCTTCCAAgtaagttttttttcttttacataaatgcaaatgcaaatacgTATACAAATACAATATATAATAGTATATTCATCCGTGCCACAGGGTATGCCAGTGCATACCTAGCATACCCTGTGCCTCCACCACTGGCTACATTAGTATCAAGGCAGAGCAAGATAAGCCTAAGCAGAAGGCAATAAGCGATGTGGCTAGGAGAGCGCAACGACCAAAACAAAGAGGTGCGTTGGATGGGTAATTAATCTACCATGATGGTGTCTTAGGTCAGTATCAGTGGGGGTTTTATGTCCCAGTTTTCAACACACCCATATTTTGAAAAGAGTGCAGAAGAGttttgtcggtgcgaaaagtgaccaacatgtaaatatttgtagttttgccgtacgttgtgaccgaatgtggcctagcactcaatgacacagggtttatactggttcaggcgacatgccctacatccagtttcagtcggtcggtgactttattcctaagcctaggtgctcgaagtttactgtggggttacaaacgagagggagtaagatgggggtgcaagaggtccagtcggactctggaccgaagggtcGAGAGAGACGGGAGCTCTTACGtacgctaagtatttgagcgtgtaAAGGTTTAAAATAGTGGGCTATTGCAAATAGCGGCATCTTTTTTTAGAAGCTATAAAGCTATAGCACAACTATAGCGGAGCTATGACAGATACGGTTTTTAAGAAAACCATAAAAATCAAGTAATTATTTCATAAAAACACAAGAATCATGAAAATTCCTGAACACAAATATGTTTTCAAGGCTTTAGGAGTCTAGGGAATATTATTTAATATGACATTATAGCACAATTTGTGAGACTCAAGTGTTCAATTTTCTAAAAGATCAACTTAACAGCAAAAGATAAATATATAATAAGTAGATTGTCACTCTAAAAGCTAAAGTTAAAATAGCAACGCTATTTTAGAGTTACAGCTAATCAATTTAGCGACGTTAAAGCATAATATAGTGGTTATAAATGACATAGCAGAAAAATAGAAATAGCGTAGCGGGAGCTCTCTCTAGaggctatagcggcgctatagcgttgctatagcccgctatttaaatCCATGCTCTGTTGGAATTGTTCGAATCGTAGGTTGTTCGACTCTGTGAATCGATCGTCCTCCcttttggagggagcgcatccccttttatagatgaaggggacggctttacaagagagagtgtgagagaaagagtgtgtgtgtgctatctagtcttgttgcccatgccgtcgggtatAAGGCGGTTTATCAACGGCCACAACGCTGTTGATGTCTGATCCATGTGGTAGGttccatcgtcttcttctggtatggaagatgttggcgcctaccatactgtaggataaatatCGGCGTCCACAACATTATTCATGttttgacatgtctggaaggttgcggtgcatcctcctgacatggcctgacagtactgtcctgcagaTGTGCAGGGTACGGCCTTTGATATTACATTTGACtggagcgccctgccttacttgctctatcCTCTTTCTAGgtcttcaccgagcgggcgtccccggtcggtcgttttCCAGTCGGCTTCGGCCTcccggttggagaagagctgtaagcagaggttcgatgtaCTCTCGGTCGGTGAAGCGAGCACCAGAGTCAGAGGCAATCTAGAGCGACGGAAGCGTCATTttttcttggccaggccttccggtcggagaggcaggccagagtcggaagcgagtgtcGTTCCTTCTTGGCCACGCCTTTCGGTCGAAAAGacgggctggagtcggaagcgagcgccggaGTTGGAGGCAatctggccaggccttccagtcggagaggtgggccagagtcagaggcgagcgccggtcctcctcggctaggccttctagttggagaggcgggtcggagtcggaggcgagcgccggtcctcctcggccaggccttctagtcggagaggcgagccggagtcggaagcgatggaagcgccgttccttctttggccaggcctttcggtcggagaggcgggccagagtcggaagcgagcgccgttccttcTTGGCCAAGCCTTCTAGTCAGAGACCGGATCGCCCtcctggcctgtcgttaggttttttgggccagcccaggagttgtgcgtcgttcgcaacgtcgtcttcTAGGCCAAGCTTTTGTTGGGatgcaggtccatgagggaccccgggtttatgaacccgataagtTTTATCCTCATGAACTCTCTCTACTCCTATGAATCTTTTATCATCTCTCACTTCATCAATACAGTGatatgtcagcatatttaatgttCATAAAACTCTATAAAACCCTCCATTAAGATTGACCTTAGTATCTAGGTTGAACCCCTTCACACCTAACAAAAGAATATGCAGGAAGTAATAAGATTAGCATGTGGTCTAGCATAATAAAGACTATATAGCTCACACACATGGAGGCTCTTAATTGGCAGACAAGCACTTGTCTTAACTATTGTGCTACTCTAAACCAAACTACTCCACTACATGTGTAGGCAGGGCGTCCTGTACATTTTATGGACTCGTGCCAAATTCAAATTTAGACATCTAATTTTCCAAAATGTGGAAATTTAGTTCATAAACTATTACGTATAGGTTAACACCAAGGTATCAATTTAATGACATGAATGTTACAACTAAGGTCGCAAAGTCTAACCGCAGCACTTGTGCGTAGGGATGGCAACGGGTGAGAAACCTGGTGGGGGCAGAAGAACACACCCGCCCCCACCAGGGTTCAAACACCCCGTCACCTGTACCCGTCACCCGTGGTGGGTCTCAAATTTACCCAGACCCATCACCCGCTTGGGTAACGGGTACCCATCGGGTGACCCATCCCCATTTAACAATAACACAAGATCACAATTCACAAAGCTAACATCATCAAAAATTCAGAATGATCATGCAAGTATGCGGCGTAGGAAGCGGATGCGAACAGACATGGAGACGGCTGGGTTGCGGCGCTGCTGAATGAGGAGGATTAATTGGAACGCTAGGGTTTTCTTCTCTATATACTGTTTAATGACTAGATGGACCTATGTGTCATACTCAAACGGGGGACCCATCGGGTAACGGGTTTAGGGTATACAAGAACGCACCCATACCCACTTCACCCGATGGGTGAGGTAATCACCAAGTAACGTACCTGTGGGGGCAAAATCCCCCAAATCCGTACCCTAATAGGATTTTTACCCGCGGGTAAATGGGTCTCGGGTACCTGTTGCCATCCCTACTGTGCGCGACCTGCGCCCACGCAGCCTGGCCTGTCTGCCTTGCATGCAATGCAAGGCCATGCATGCAGGATACCACACTCCACACTTGCTGCCGTTGGTGGAGGGTTGCTccactctttttctttctttcttttaaaAATGTGATAACTTTCTTACACGTAATCTGT
The nucleotide sequence above comes from Miscanthus floridulus cultivar M001 chromosome 18, ASM1932011v1, whole genome shotgun sequence. Encoded proteins:
- the LOC136524663 gene encoding uncharacterized protein, translating into MKKNGDIASLFQKHAAKKKAATVAATSNPDPIEPVVEEQIHERVVEKIKRMQKLRSDGWDNFLEKVTSFCYKHGVEVPAMDDDYVPYGKSARKARAQKQTNDDHFRREVYIGVIDQISQKLDNRFDEINMELLSCMSAFSPSKSFASFDAQKLRRLAEFYPNEFSNNNLLKLELQLDNYIDDMRHDDSFKGLDNIVDLSDKLVETKRHKGIMEACGFGTGRVAP